The DNA region GTCTCTCTCGCTTCATTGGGGTTACGTTTCCCATGCAGATACCCCAGGGGCAGCACAATGCATGGCACCTGGGGGCCTCTTGGGAGACGCACACCTCCCATCCCATtaatctccccctcctccccctccatctccACTCCTGGCCTGCCCTGGCTCTCGACTGGCTTTGTGCTTTGTCACGGGCTCTGAAGCCCTGGTGTGCGTCtggcttcccttccccctgcctgccATGCTGCTCGGCTCCCAGGCTGCGGGGGGACATGGCACAGAAGTGAGTGCAGGGTTTTCTTCACCACCGGTTTCTTGCTGTGTTTCAGCTGAAACCTATGAATGTAGCTCATGTGGCCAGGACTGAAGGAAGCTCCCGAAGAAGCCTGAGCCTGGTGTGTATTTCCCAGCATGTCTGTGGGCAAGGCCCTGTCAGAGGTCTGGAGATGGGAGACGTTGGGTCACGTCTCTCCTCcccgcagggggctggggcagggccctcCCCTGCGGCTGCGGTAGACTCTCCGGTGCTTTGCGTAGGGAGGGGTGGCTCTttgcccctgggctggaactggGCTGTGCTATGCTGCCTGCACTGAGCCCAGCTGGGGTGAGCTGGCAGGCCAGGTGGTGGAGAAGTGGGACAGGTCCTTGCCGTGCCGGGGCAGCCCAGCACTATGTGACCTGCAGCCTAGAAGCTAGCCGGTGGGTCTAAAGCAAAGCAGGCTGCATGCAGCCATATCTCCAATGCTGCTGGGGCTGTGCGGCTTCTGCGCCGGTGAGCCAGTAAGGGATGAGCAGAGCCACGGTAGGTGTTGATTATTGGCTTGACACACCGTGTCTGTCTCTCCCGCTTCCTGAGCTACCCCAGCACTTGCTGAGCAGCCTGGAGCTCCAGGCCGACAAACCCGCTGCTTGGCCCACTGGCCTGGGGGCTTCACCCGCTGTGCTCCTTGGCTGCGACAGCAGAGTTGGCCACCCCACGGCTTCCCGTatgacagggagcagggctgcattCCCCTTGGGTCGCCTCCCAGCCCTTACCCTGGGATCACCAGCCCAGGCCCTGTCACTCGGCTGCTCAGCACCCCTGGTGCCTGGGGGTCAGGCCATCCTCTGTGCACGTTTTCTTCCTCAGAGGGAAGCTGGGACGGCCCCGAAATGGGCCCAGCCTTGGCTTGAGTGCGATCCCAAGACGAGCGGAGTTGCGGGAGAGCCAGTCATTTTCCTGACTGCCAGGAGGCTGAAATGGAGGCTCTGTGGTGCCAAGGAAGGGGGCACATAGAATGGGGGCTAGCACAAGGGACTGAGCAGACATGTGGGTCAGATGGGACACAGGGAAGGAATAGGGGGTGAAGAATGCGAAAGATGGACAGAAATGTGGCCGGGAGGGAAatagatggggcgggggggaagaaaaccagggagggggatgggtggggattTGCAGGGAGGAGAATGGGTGGGGATAGGTgaggagggagatggggaaggaatgGGTGGAGTTGGTATCTTGTCCAGATGATGGTGTGATTGTGGCTGGAGGTTATTACTAGGCATTGGGCTGAATGGTCCAGGCTAGATCCCCCTTGGGACTCCCTGTACACACGCATGCCCACACGTGCACACCTACATACATAGACACGTGCACACACATGGCCTTCGTACTCTACATGTGGCCACGGACAGAGGCTTTGGTACACAAAGAAGCGAGAGCCTGGCATACCAGCCCATCCATCCAGGGTGGCGGCAGGACGGTTCACACAGCCGCTGCCTCTGCTAATTTGCAGCCAGTCATTTCTGTGTTACCACCAggacccttccctccctcccacccccgcactcTCCCCTCTGTTTCTTTCCATGCTCACTAATCCTTTGCTACGTTCCTGTCCCCCTGAGGCCAAGCCCCCTGTCTTACCAGGCCTGCCTTGCCTTTTGCAGGATTGGTCCAAGGCCAGTCCTTACGACCAGCCGGTGGTCACCACCCTGCAGCGGAGGAAGGACCGCGTGGAGCATCTGCGGGAGGCCGAGATGGGCTCCGCCAGCATGGGGTACCCAGGAATTAACCTGGAGGACGTGCCCAGGCCCAGGATGTCCCCAGCTACCATCGCCGCCAAGGTACAGCTGTTAAGGAGCGAGGGGAGGGCAACGTGGGACCATGGAGACTGTTTGCCCCACTGAGTGCTGGGTTcgagccctgctcctgcccagttCACTTCGTGGTTCCCTGGGAGTGCCTGGATGTCCAGATCCTGCCCTCCCGCCCTGCGGCTTGTTTGCTGCCCTCCCCCTCGCTGGGATGGCCGTGTGCTTACAAACCCATCTGAGTGCACAGACCTGCTGGCTGGGAATCGGTCCCGCCCCGTGCTGCTGGTGAACCGAGCCCGACTTGCAATATTCATGTCAGttgctcctgactcccagtcatgCCCAGAGACCAGGGTGAGAGGAGCAAACTCCTCTGACTGGAAGCTAAGGCAGATTGTGATGGGTCCCTCTGGTTCTCCAACAGCATGGTGAGGAGGTGTCCCCTGCTGCCAGCGACCTGGCCATGGTGCTCACCCGTGGCCTGAGCCTCGAACACCAGAAGAGCAGCCGGGACTCCCTGCAGTACTCCAGTGGCTACAGCACCCAGACCACTACACCGTCCTGCTCAGAAGACACCATCCCGTCTCAAGGTAGCCTCCATGCAGCCGGGCTGGCAAGGGGGCTGGGTTTTCCAGGCCTTGGAGCGACGTGCTCAGCCAGGGCTGATGCCCAGGACTCGCTGAGTTCCACTGCTCGCATGGCAGGTCCTGCTGCAGGGATCTCAGGATGGAGCCACTGGGTTCCTTCTGCCGAAGGGATCAAATGGGGCAGGATAAATCAGGAGCTGCAGGATGGGGccgagctgggggctgggagggagccgggAGTTCCCATCGTGCCGCAGGGCATTCTCTACATCCAGTTTCGCAAACAGTATTTTAGATTCATAGaactgtggggctggaagggacctcgagagcgCGTCCGTGCGTCCCCCCCGGGTACACTGAGACCAGCCCGCACAGGGGTTTGTCCTACTTGCTCTTACAACCTCCAGAGCTGGGGTTTCCTTGGTGGCCTTGGTTCTGAATAAATAAAAACGGTTCCTTGTCACAACCTGGAGGAGACAATGACATCCGCTTTTTCAACCTCTGTTGCAAAATGTGGTTTTCCATTTGTCCACCAGCTTGTGTTTGCATGATGGTTTGTGGTGCGGTGGGTGGGCTTTGGTCACGTTTGCACCCATGACTGTGGTGTGGGGTGTGGTGGCTATGTTGtaagtggtgtgtgtgttttgtatgaTTTTTGTGTTGCGTGTAATGTGATGGTGTGTGATGTTTtgattgtgtggtgtgtagtcTGGTTGTTatgtttgtgttgtgttttttttatagTATGTTGTGGTTGTATTATGTGTGATGTGTATTTTGGATCATGCTGATTATAGGTGCTAGCGTTTTGGCTCTGTGGTGTGGTTGAGTTGCTGGTCCTTGTGTGTGGAATGGTTTTGTTGCTGGTGGTTCTGAGTATGTAATGCGGTTGTGGTTGTCTTGCTGGTTCATGTGTTGTGGTTGTGTTGTGCATGCTGTGGCTGGTAGTTGTGTAGCTGGAGGTTGTGGTTTGTGTGTCATGCTGACATTGGTGATTGTGGTGCATGTATTATGGCTCTGGTTGTGTTGCTGCTGGTGTGGTTGTGGCATGTGTGTGGCATGCTGATACTATGTATTGATTCTGTTGTGGCTCTGGTTGTGTTCCTGGTGGGGTGTCATGCTGATGCTGTGTTGATTGTGTTGCACATGTGGTTGTGTTGTTGCTGGCGGTGTCGTTGTGGTGTGTGGGTGCCATGCTGATATGTGGTGTTGATTGCGTTGCATGTGTTGGTTGTGGTGCGTGTGTCGCGCTGACGCTGCGCGTTGTTGGCGATTGCGTTGCACACGCTGGTGGCGGTGGTTGTGCGTGTGTCGTGCTGACGCTGCGCGTTGTTGGCGATTGCGTTGCACGCGGTGGTGGCGGTGGTTGTGCGTGTGTCATGCTGACGCTGCGCGTTGTTGGCGATTGCGTTGCACGCGGTGGTGGCGGTGGTTGTGCGTGTGTCATGCTGACGCTGCGCGTTGTTGGCGATTGCGTTGCACGCGGTGGTGGTGCGTGTGTCATGCTGACGCTGCGCGTTGTTGACGATTGCATTGCACGCGGTGGTGGCGGTGGTTGTGCGTGTGTCGCGCTGATGCTGCGTGTTGGCGATTGTGTTGCACGCGTTGGTGGCGGTGGTTGTGCGTGTGTCGCGCTGACGCTGCGTGTTATTGGTGATTGTGTTGCACgcgttggtggtggtggtggtgcgtGTGTCGCGCTGACGCTGCGCGTTGTTGGCGATTGCGTTGGTGACGGTGGTGCGTGTGTCGTGCTGACGCTGCGTGTTGTTGGCGATTGCGTTTCACGCGTTGGTTGTGGTGGTGCGTGTGTCGCGCTGACGCTGCGCGTTGTTGGCGATTGCGTTGCACGCGTTGGTGGCAGTGGTTGTGCGTGTGTCGTGCTGACACTGTGTTGTTGGCGATTGCGTTGCACGCGTTGGTGGCAGTGGTTGTGCGTGTGTCGCGCTGACACTGTGTGTTGGCGATTGCGTTGGTGGCGGTGGTGGTGCGTGTGTCGTGCTGACGCTGCGTGTTGTTGGCGATTGCGTTGCACGCGTTGGTGGCAGTGGTTGTGCGTGTGTCGCGCTGACACTGTGTGTTGTTGGCGATTGCGTTGGTGGCGGTGGTGGTGCGTGTGTCGTGCTGACGCTGCGTGTTGTTGGCGATTGCGTTGCATGCGGTGGTGGCGGTGGCTGACGCTGCGTGTTGTTGGTGATTGCGTTGCACACGGTGGTGGCGCTGGTTGTGCGTGTGTCGCGCTGACGCTGCGTGTGTCGGCGAGTGCGTTGCACGCGGTGGTGGCGGTGGCTGACGCTGCGTGTTGCCCCCAGGCTCGGATTACGACTGCTACTCGGTGAACGGAGACGTGGAGTGCGACAGCCAGAGCGAGTTTGACAAATCCTCCACCATCCCGCGCAACAGCAACATCGCCCAGAACTACCGCCGCATGATCCAGACCAAGCGCCCCGCCTCCACTGCTGGGCTGCCCACCGGGACCCCCCTGCCGGCTAGTGCCCCCCCTGGCGTGGCCACCATCCGCCGCACGCCCTCCACCAAGCCCTCGGTGCGCCGCACCCTCTCCAACGCCGGGCCCATCCCCATCCGGCCCCCTATCGTCCCGGTGAAGACCCCCACGGTTCCAGACTCCCCGGGCTACACAGGGCCCACCCGGGTGGGCAGTGAAGAGTGTGTATTTTACGCCGACGACGCCTCGCCAAACGCCATGGACTTCGCCAAAGCCTCGCCCAAGAGGCTCAGCCTCCCCAACACAGCCTGGGGTAGCAACGCCATGGAGATCTCGGTGTACCCGGGTGCAGGGCAGCACCTCTCTgcggaggaagaggaggaccAGCAGCTGGCCGCCAACCGGCACAGCCTGGTGGAGAAGATTGGCGAGCTGGTGGCCAGTGCCCGTGCCCTGGGTGAGGGCCaattccccttccccaccgctcTCTCTGTCCCTGGCCCTGGAGAGGAGatgcccactctgcccccagctgcctccagcGACCCCCCTGCAGAAGACATGCTGGTAGCCATCCGGCGCGGGGTGCGCCTGCGCAGGACCATCACCAACGACAGATCCGCCCCCCGGATATTGTGATGACACTCCCCCCACCCGCCGCGTCCCATGGGAAGAGAGCAAACACAGGGTCCGGACTGAGCACAGAAGAGAAATCAATCCAATAAAGAATCACAGAGGCAAAGCCACTTTATGGAGCTAGAGACGAGTTTAGatttaaatggaaatttaaaagTCTTCGCTAACAAACTCGCAAGGCGCCGCCTAGGAGGCACTGAACTGGTTTTGGAGCctattttgtatttcatttctCACGCCCTTCTGCTCCTCCtcgttccccatcccctccccacaccttgcTGCTGGCTGTTAAAGACTCCTCGCTGCCAGCAGGAGGCAGCGCTACAAGAGGGGGCCACCCCCACTGggtgttgcgggggggagggggagcacgaACCTGGACTCAAATAAGCAGCTACATAATAAGTATAaagaacacacacagacacacacacacaacgccAAGGACCGCTGGCTGCTGTTCCCCCCACAAGCCACCTCCCTCCTCTTCCGCTGGATGCAAGATGCACTGTTAGTCCTGTGCTAAGCCTCTGACcgtccccctcctctctcctccctccctcctgggctGCAGTGAAATGACTCACCAAAGCATCAGAGGAGTGGATAGAGGTCCTGGCTCACGCGGCCCTATCCCCTGAGGTGCTTTGGCTGTCACCGCCTCCCCAATATGCCTTTGCTGGCGGAGCAGCTGCCCCTCCATGTGTGCCCCCGGCAGTGGATTTGGAGGCTAGCACTTCATAGTCTCCGGTTGAAAACTTGGCACTGTACCAAAAGCCAGGCTCTCTTCCCCTCCTGAGTAGCTGAGATGTGGAAGGACTTCCCCGGCTCTGCCCAGACCTCAGGCCAGGGGCCTTGGGTACGTGTGTTTCTCAGGAGGTTAGACTGCTTGTGTGGGTCTCTAGCCGTAGAGTGACAAGGCAGGGGTAGGGGTGCCCATCCACAGCTCTGCTAGCAACCAGCAGCATTGGTAGTTTAAAGGAACCGGCCTGCTCAAGGGTTACCCTTTCCCGCATCCAGCTTCACAGCCCGCATTTGCCCTGGGGCTGGTTACCGAAGTACAGGGTAAAGGGGTTGCCAGACAGCTAGGAATCCAGCAGGCCTCTGCGAGGTGTGCCTCGGAGTGTGCGGGGGGATCTGGGGTTGGGTGGCCTGGGGCTGTTCGTGCAGCATAGTCCCTAACTGGGTGTTTGCATGAGTGTGTGTCAAGCTGGGGGGTTGCACGTGTGCCTGGCTGTGGATGGATGCAGGGTTttgcagcagggggtggggggtgcatcTGCCCACACTTACTCCTGCTCTCCCCTAACAGTCGTAGCCGCCAGATCAGCACGAACACGGAACGCTGACCTGGAACGGGACAGCCAGCACCGGGCCCCGGTGGATTTGTCATGGTGAAGTGCCCTGGAGCTGGGAGGCCCATCCCTGGCATTACGCTACACAGGGCTGTGCCGCGGGGACTCGGTGCCCTGTGCCTTCCCTGTCCCAGTAAGATGCCATCCCATGAGGAATGGGAATCTCGGGTCTTGCTCAGTGGccattctccccctgcccctccagactCACAGCCAGTCTCACCTACTCCACACACGGTCCCATTGAAAAGCATGGGGACTCCCCACACAGGAAGGTGTTACTCAGTGggagtaaaggtggcagagtCAGACCTGCCTCTTTTACAAAACAGCCGTTAGCCTCAGTGGCCACGGCCGGCGAAAGGACCGACTGGATACAAggtgggcagagctggcaggCCAGAGCCCATAAGCCCCGCTGGAGGCCTCTCAGTGAGGACATGGTTCTCCTGGGGACCCTAGATCACAGCTCCTTGTCACTGAGCTCTGATGGTAAATTTAACGCTGCTTAGCCCAAGGCCCCCGGGGGCTAATGATCATGAGCATCCCAATAATCACGGCCTCGTGGCATCTCCCAGCACCTGCTTTCCCACGGCTGCCAACCTGATGAGGTGCTGCGTCCTTCCTCAGAAGTCAGTGGTGTGGCACAATCACTGTCCCCGCATTAACTGGATTTTGAGTTAGAGGCAGGAGAGCCACCGAAGGGTTAATTTTGGAGGCGGGGGGACAGATTTAGGGATGACCGTCTGTTCTGTTCATAACCTGGTCTGATGGACACACCTCCCTCATTGCTTATAAGCTGGGCTTTGCCATGGTGGCTGGATAAATACAGTGAGAGAACAGGaacggggagctgctgcaggccagCGCACTCCCGTAAAGACCTTGCAGCAGCCGTGCCAAAGGAAGGGCTCGCTGATTCAGcatgatctggatcgcttggtaaactgggtgcaagccaACAATACGCATTTTAATAAGGGTAAACGTCCATGTACACATCTGgtaacaaagaacataggccatgcTTGCAGcctgggggactctctcctggcaCGCAGGGactgaaagagatttgggggtGTGGGTGGATAATCAGTGAACGTGAGTTCCCAGTGCAactctggccaaaagagctaatgccatCCTGGGGTGCATCAATGGGAATGATGAGTAGAAGCAGAGAGGTTCTTTtgtctctgtatttggcactggtgtgaccactgttggaatcctgtgtccaggtctggtgctCACCATTCCAGAAGGATGTGGGTAAATTGGAgaagggtcagagaagagccacgagactgATTAAAGGCTTAGAAACCCTGCCTTGGAGtgacagactgagctccttgagtctatttagctaacaaagaaaaggttaaggggtgacttgtagatacttatagattgCGATCGTGGGGAGCAACCGTTGAATAATGGGTGCTTCCGTCTAGCCGATGAAGGTCTAACACAAGCCAGTGGCTGACAGTTGAAGCTAGACCCATTCAGCCTGGAAAGGAGGTGTACATGTTTCATGGgtagagtaattagccattggagtGATTAAGCAAGGGtcgaggtggattctccatcagtggcaatGTTAAAATCAGAACTGGCTGTTTCttaaaaagctctgctctagggattactgtggggaagtcctatggctgGTGCCATGCTGGGGGGTCAGACCAGGTGATCccagtgggcccttctggccttggaatctgcaTCTATGCCTGGCCTCCTCCATGCCATGCATGTTGAGCTGGGTAGAGTGTGAGGGTGCTCAAGCTGTCTGCCTCTTGCCCTtccctgccttcctccccccccaaacctaCAACATCTGTACTGGCTGACAGAAGGTGAcgttgggaaggaggagggatttGTGATGAGTGAGTGCGTGACTGGAGGGGAGGAAGCTAGGGGCAGGGTGTCCTGGCTGAACGGCAGTGGCTATGTGGTCTTTAGGGTTTGGGTTTGGAAAGGGGAGAGCTGGTCTTTCCCTGCATCTGATTGGATAGGAATGAATAGTACTCAACCAGCTTGCTAGAGAAATGATGAGTTATGATTGGTTGAGAGCTGGTCTAATCCACCCCCCTCTCTTCCTCACCACTTTACCTTAAGAAGCCAGAAGCACTGGCCTTACACCCAGGATCCCTTCGAAGGACCGATAGCTCAGGGTACCATCGTCACCAGATGGCCGACAGCAGTGGGATGGGGACAGAGAACCACCATTTGGTTATTACAGGAGAAGGGAGCCACACGAGGGCTACCCTTGGCCTGGTGTATTTTGCACTGAACAGTAGCTGAGCAGAGGGGATCCTGCAGCGATGGGAGCCATGTCAGACCCTGGATAAGCAGACTGAGCTACTATGGATAGAATGGCCCAGTGATTGGGGATCTCCGTTGGTTTTGGTGAGTTGCACCGGAGATGAGCAGGGCCCGTTGGTTTTGGTGAGTTGCACCGGTGATGAGCGGGGCCCGTTGGTTTTGGTGAGTTGCACCGGAGATGAGCGGGGCCCGTTGATTTTGGTGAGTTGCACCGGAGATGAGCAGGGCCCGTTGGTTTTGGTGAGTTGCACCGGAGATGAGCAGGGCCCGTTGATTTTGGTGGAGTCGCACTGTAGTTGACTCCCATGGTTTTGATCTTATTGTTCATCTCTCCTGTAGCCTGCCAGGCTTTCAACAGCATGCTGGGGGTTGGCTCTCCTGTTCCTTGAGAAACATTTCAGCCAAGCAGAGCAGCCCTGTGCCTCTCTGAAGTAGATGTGTGATGGGcggggctggagaggggggatTGCATTAAGAATAAAGGCCAAGCTAGTAGCATGTACAATCCACCTCTGATGTGAAAAGCAAAGGTCTCTGAACTGCAGCCAAGGAGCCGCGTCCCTGGGCTCCGAAGGTCTTAGTTTTTGAAAATGGTTATTTTAAGGATCTGTAAAAGGCATTTAAGAAAGCAcaacctctccttcccccctccctggccTTTTCTTTCGCCTTCTCTCTCCCGCTCCTCATGCAAAGCACAGCAGATCACCACGATGTACATAGCTCCAAAGGAGAGTTCCCAGCCCGCCCCACCAGCccaggggtgtgtgggtgtgtgtgtgtatgtgtgtgtcgcATCTCAACCCTGTTACTCTTACACTGTGTAATAAAGATTAGTTATAACCTCTCTCCGTCCCGTCTCTCCTGCCCCTCTTATTGTGACCAGAGCTGATGATGACGCGTGacaactgtttgttttttggttttatttttcattttgtacagagaaaaaaatttcctttaaaaaaatgtctttcGACTGAAGTAACTTTTCTGGTGCTGTTGTTAActtgttcctttttttaatttatttcccccccccacccccacccctgctacCCTTTCCTcaccctctctttttcttttgttttttggataATTATCCTGTTCCCCACCCCGCCCTTGATTTAAATAGTCACTGCTACAAGTAACGAATGCACTGTGAAGATTCCAGTATTAATAAAAGTTGTACTGTAATTAATACTTGGGACTCACGTTTGTTCTTGTGTCTCACCTGTTCTTTCACCTGTCCCACTTCCTTGCTCCACAACTCCTGACtgagctcgtagaaggaaggtaatatggatgggggatgaagtggatgaggctttcttctggcaactcacggaagttactagatcgcaggccctggttctcatgggagacttcaatcaccctgatatctgctgggagagcaatacagcagtgcacagacaatccaggaagtttttggggagtgtaggggacaatttcctggtgcaagtgctggaggaacccactaggggcagagctcttcttgacctgctgctcacaaaccgggaagaattagtaggggaagctaaagtggatgggaacctgggaggcagtgaccatgagatggtcgagttcaggatcctgacacagggaagaaaggagagcagcagaatacagaccctggacttcagaaaagcagattttgactccctcagggaactgatgggcaggatcccctgggagaataacatgagggggaaaggagtccaggagagctggctgtattttaaagaatccttattgaggttacagggacaaaccatcccgatgtgtagaaagaatagtaaatatggcaggcgacgagcttgacttaacagtgaaatccttgctgatcttcaacacaaaaaagaagcttacaagaactggaagattggacaaatgaccggggaagagtataaaaatattgctcggggatgcaggagtgaaatcaggaaggccaaataacacctggagttgcagctagcaagagatgttaagagtaacaagaagggtttcttcaggtatgttagcaacaagaagaaagtcaaggaaagcatgggccccttactgaatgatggaggcaacctagtgacagaggatgtggaaaaagctaacgtactcaatgctttttttgcctctgtcttcacgaacaaggtcagctcccagactactgcactgggcagcacagcatggggaggaggtgaccagccctctgtggagaaagaagtggttcgggactatttagaaaagctggacgagcacaagtccatggggccggatgtgctgcatccgagggtgctaaaggagttgacggatgtgattgcagagccataggccattatttttgaaaactcatggcgatcaggggaagtcccggacgactggaaaaaggctaatgtagtgcccatctttaaaaaagggaagaaggaggatcctggggactacaggccagtcagcctcacctcagtccccggaaaaaccatggagcaggtcctcaaggaatcaattctgaagcacttagaggagaggaaagtgatcaggaacaatcagcatggattcaccaagggcaagtcatgcctgactaatctaattgccttctatgacgagataactggctctgtggatgaagggaaagcagtggacatgttgttccttgactttagcaaaggttttgacaccgtctcccacagtgttcttgccagcaagttaaagaagtatgggctggatgaatggactataaggtgggtagaaagctggctagattgtcgggcgcaacgggtagtgatcaatggctctatgtctagttggcagccggtatcaagtggagtgccccaagggttggtcctcgggccggttttgttcaatatcttcattaatgatctggaggatggtgtggattgcaccctcagcaagtttgcagatgacactaaactgggaggagaggtagatatgctggagggtagggataggatacagagggacctagacaaattagaggactgagccaaaagaaatctgatgaggttcaacaaggacaagtgcagagtcctgcacttaggacggaagaatcccatgcaccgctacagaccaaatggctcggcagcagttctgcagaaaaggacctaggggttacagtggacgagaagctggatatgagtcaacagtgtgcccttgttgccaagaaggccaatggctttttgggatgtatacgtaggggcattgccagcagatcgagggacgtgatcgtttccctctattcaacattggtgaggcctcatctggagtactgtgtccagttttgggccccacactacaagaaggatgtggaaaaattggaaagagtccagcggagggcaataaaaatgattaggggactggaacacatgacttattaggagaggctgcgggaactgggattatttagtccgcagaagagaagaatgaggggggatttgatagctgctttcaactacctgaaggggggttccaaagaggatggctctaaactgttctcagtggtagcagatgacagaacaaggagtaatggtctcaagttgcagtgggggaggtttaggttggatattaggaaaaactttttcactaggagggtggtgaaacactggaatgcgtcacctagggaggtggtggaatctccttccttagatatttttaaggtcaggcttgacaaagccctggctgggatgatttagttggggattggtcctgctttgagcagggggttggactagatgacctcctgaggtcccttccaaccctgatattctatgattccacggAGAGGTGGCTGATTCTTGTTAGCGAACAGGAGACAATGTGTCACTTGATCTGGACATGCTTCATTGGGGTGACTGTTCTTTTCGAAGGCTTTACAGCAAATTGGTTCTGGCCTATGATAGTTCCTGAACCTTAGTTGGGATGGTATTA from Chelonia mydas isolate rCheMyd1 chromosome 12, rCheMyd1.pri.v2, whole genome shotgun sequence includes:
- the MTSS2 gene encoding protein MTSS 2 isoform X16, which translates into the protein METVEKECGALGGLFQAIVNDMKSSYPIWEDFNSKATKLHSQLRTTVLAAVAFLDAFQKVADMATNTRGATRDIGSALTRMCMRHRSIEAKLRQFTNALMESLVNPLQDRIEDWKKTANQLDKDHAKEYKRARHEIKKKSSDTLKLQKKARKGKGDLQPQLDSALQDVNDMYLLLEETEKQAVRKALIEERGRFCTFITFLQPVVTGEITMLGEITHLQGIMEDLVVLTAEPHKLPPASEQVIKDLKGSDYSWSYQTPPSSPSSSGSRKSSMCSSVNSTKGGTARSSGSQTYSPGSTYRYRSLAQPVNANTRLSSVSSHDSGFISQDATYSKPPSPMPSDITSQDWSKASPYDQPVVTTLQRRKDRVEHLREAEMGSASMGYPGINLEDVPRPRMSPATIAAKHGEEVSPAASDLAMVLTRGLSLEHQKSSRDSLQYSSGYSTQTTTPSCSEDTIPSQGSDYDCYSVNGDVECDSQSEFDKSSTIPRNSNIAQNYRRMIQTKRPASTAGLPTGTPLPASAPPGVATIRRTPSTKPSVRRTLSNAGPIPIRPPIVPVKTPTVPDSPGYTGPTRVGSEECVFYADDASPNAMDFAKASPKRLSLPNTAWGSNAMEISVYPGAGQHLSAEEEEDQQLAANRHSLVEKIGELVASARALGEGQFPFPTALSVPGPGEEMPTLPPAASSDPPAEDMLVAIRRGVRLRRTITNDRSAPRIL